The Actinomadura sp. WMMB 499 genome includes a window with the following:
- a CDS encoding PepSY domain-containing protein: MATSVAADRDGGDPRFAVRVTALRAADAALKAVPGGHIEGLEVDYDGGRLVWEADVLAADGARRELYLDTRDGHVLADQIDRAEASVDGDDCTDGKPGNGESAPAVQAAALRSAVPAIRAARVALEEVPGTMTSVDFEYHRTAHAWEIDITADDGTEHKLKVDAASGWLISNIAGESDD, translated from the coding sequence GTGGCCACTTCGGTGGCCGCCGACCGTGACGGCGGGGATCCGCGGTTCGCCGTCCGCGTCACCGCTCTGCGGGCGGCCGATGCCGCCCTGAAGGCGGTCCCCGGCGGCCACATCGAGGGCCTGGAGGTGGACTACGACGGCGGGCGCCTGGTGTGGGAGGCCGACGTGCTGGCCGCCGACGGCGCCCGGCGGGAACTGTATCTCGACACCCGCGACGGCCACGTGCTGGCCGACCAGATCGACCGGGCCGAGGCGAGTGTGGACGGCGACGACTGCACCGACGGCAAGCCCGGCAACGGGGAATCCGCCCCGGCGGTCCAAGCCGCGGCGCTGCGCTCGGCGGTCCCCGCGATCCGGGCCGCGCGGGTGGCGCTGGAGGAAGTACCCGGCACCATGACCTCGGTGGACTTCGAGTATCACCGCACGGCACACGCCTGGGAGATCGACATCACCGCCGACGACGGCACCGAGCACAAGCTGAAGGTGGACGCCGCCTCCGGCTGGCTCATCTCGAACATCGCCGGTGAGTCCGACGACTGA
- a CDS encoding Tat pathway signal sequence domain protein translates to MADGWRLVWDAVPGRDGLEAFASVEDDRAGSHPGVPHIRALGTMYRFDIHYPGDVDRSPDRQRQEVKGMRAGARKPVVGRGETWWFTWSWYLTGALRATTSFTHVHQFFAGGKGGAPVLVTSLRRRGGRDLLELNAIHAGVVVGETDLRPLRSRWIDVELEARFAADGGVRWRVSSEDGVAVDIARDGLDLWNGKGDIAPKWGIYRSLKDAARLSDAHLLIKDLRAYRPG, encoded by the coding sequence ATGGCGGACGGGTGGCGGCTGGTGTGGGACGCGGTGCCGGGACGGGACGGGCTGGAGGCGTTCGCGAGCGTCGAGGACGACCGGGCGGGCTCGCATCCGGGCGTCCCGCACATCAGGGCGCTCGGGACCATGTACCGGTTCGACATCCACTACCCGGGCGACGTCGACCGGTCCCCCGACCGGCAGCGGCAGGAGGTCAAGGGGATGCGGGCGGGCGCCCGGAAACCGGTCGTGGGCCGCGGCGAGACGTGGTGGTTCACCTGGTCGTGGTACCTGACGGGCGCGCTGCGGGCGACGACGAGCTTCACGCACGTCCACCAGTTCTTCGCGGGCGGCAAGGGCGGCGCGCCGGTGCTGGTGACGTCGCTGCGCAGGCGCGGCGGGCGCGACCTGCTGGAGCTGAACGCGATCCACGCCGGGGTCGTCGTCGGGGAGACCGACCTGCGGCCGCTGCGGAGCCGGTGGATCGATGTCGAACTGGAGGCCCGGTTCGCCGCGGACGGGGGCGTCCGCTGGCGGGTGTCGTCGGAGGACGGCGTCGCGGTGGACATCGCGCGGGACGGGCTCGACCTGTGGAACGGCAAGGGCGACATCGCCCCCAAATGGGGGATCTACCGCTCGCTGAAGGACGCGGCGCGGCTCTCCGACGCGCACCTGCTGATCAAGGACCTGCGGGCGTACCGTCCCGGCTGA
- a CDS encoding HAMP domain-containing sensor histidine kinase, with translation MPRPLGSVRARTTVGATAVVAAALAAAGLIVVSLLKANLAGHADLRAEMTAREAAAKLASGTPWNRLNLDDAEERPVQIVDAYGHVRAVSEDLDAVSGAGGPPTAHGPSPATVLAAENDGDDLDEEDPRPGRVSEEVRHATGRATVDGRTADYRFAVLEATTPAGETVTISAGASLATSRDAVATVGRAMLVGLPLLLAVAAGVTWLVTRRALRPVAAIRGELVEITASGDLTRRVPVPGSRDEVAELAGTTNQTLAALERAVTRQRGFVADAAHELRTPIASLRTQLEVAAVHPRLLDVTELTYDVVRLQDLAADLLLLARLDAGEPPASPEPVDLADLVRDELRRRPTGTRALAFEADVADAPSVPGSRVRLARVLANLLDNAERHAATRIRVALGARDGATVLRVADDGAGVPPDDRERIFERFVRLDEARSRDDGGAGLGLAITHDLVRAHGGEITVRDAPEGGAQFEVRLPTA, from the coding sequence ATGCCGCGTCCCCTGGGTTCGGTGCGCGCCCGCACCACGGTCGGCGCGACCGCCGTGGTCGCCGCGGCGCTGGCCGCCGCGGGGCTGATCGTGGTGTCCCTGCTGAAGGCCAACCTCGCCGGACACGCCGATCTGCGGGCCGAGATGACCGCCCGTGAGGCCGCCGCCAAGCTCGCCTCCGGTACTCCCTGGAACCGGCTGAACCTGGACGACGCCGAAGAGCGCCCCGTCCAGATCGTGGACGCGTACGGCCACGTGCGGGCGGTGAGCGAAGACCTGGACGCCGTCAGCGGCGCGGGCGGTCCGCCGACGGCGCACGGGCCGAGTCCCGCGACCGTCCTGGCCGCGGAGAACGATGGCGACGACCTGGACGAGGAGGATCCTCGCCCGGGCCGCGTGTCCGAGGAGGTCCGGCATGCCACGGGCCGTGCCACCGTGGACGGCCGCACCGCCGATTACCGGTTCGCGGTGCTGGAGGCGACCACCCCCGCCGGCGAGACCGTCACCATTTCCGCGGGCGCCTCCCTCGCCACCTCGCGCGACGCGGTCGCCACGGTGGGCCGCGCGATGCTCGTCGGCCTGCCCCTCCTGCTGGCCGTGGCGGCGGGCGTGACCTGGCTGGTCACCCGGCGCGCGCTGCGCCCGGTGGCGGCCATCCGCGGCGAACTGGTGGAGATCACGGCGTCGGGCGATCTGACCCGCCGTGTCCCGGTGCCCGGGTCCCGGGACGAGGTGGCCGAACTGGCGGGCACGACGAACCAGACTCTGGCCGCGCTGGAACGCGCCGTGACGAGACAGCGCGGATTCGTCGCCGACGCCGCGCACGAGCTGCGCACCCCGATCGCCTCGCTGCGCACGCAGCTGGAGGTGGCCGCGGTGCACCCCCGGCTGCTGGACGTGACCGAACTGACCTACGACGTCGTCCGGCTCCAGGACTTGGCCGCCGACCTGCTGCTGCTCGCCCGTCTCGACGCCGGGGAGCCTCCCGCCTCACCGGAACCGGTGGACTTGGCGGACCTGGTGCGCGACGAGCTGCGGCGCCGCCCCACCGGCACGCGCGCTCTCGCCTTCGAAGCCGACGTCGCGGACGCGCCCAGCGTTCCCGGCAGCCGCGTACGGCTGGCCCGCGTGCTGGCCAACCTGCTCGACAACGCCGAACGGCACGCGGCCACCAGGATTCGCGTGGCGCTCGGCGCCCGGGACGGCGCGACGGTGCTGCGCGTGGCCGACGACGGCGCCGGGGTGCCGCCGGACGACCGTGAACGGATCTTCGAGCGGTTCGTCCGGCTGGACGAGGCCCGCAGCCGCGATGACGGGGGCGCCGGCCTCGGCCTGGCCATCACCCACGATCTGGTCCGGGCGCACGGCGGGGAGATCACCGTCCGAGACGCGCCCGAGGGCGGCGCGCAGTTCGAGGTCCGGCTCCCCACCGCCTGA
- a CDS encoding FMN reductase yields the protein MTTRTLAVVSAGLGRPSSTRLLADRLAGAAADGLRAEHEADVVLEPVELRDHAHAMVDATLTGFPSGEFRAAVETVAGADGLVAVTPVFNASYGGLFKTFFDVLDRDALDGTPALIGATGGTERHSLALDFAVRPLLAYLRANVVPTAVYAASADWGSGDRGLGDRIRRAGAELAALVAGRPAPAAEDPYENPVPFEDLLGSVDRAG from the coding sequence ATGACCACGCGCACCCTCGCCGTCGTGTCGGCCGGGCTCGGCCGCCCGTCGTCCACCCGGCTGCTGGCCGACCGCCTCGCCGGGGCCGCCGCGGACGGGCTGCGCGCCGAGCACGAGGCCGACGTCGTCCTCGAACCGGTCGAGCTGCGCGACCACGCCCACGCCATGGTCGACGCGACCCTCACCGGCTTCCCGAGCGGCGAGTTCCGGGCCGCCGTCGAGACCGTGGCGGGAGCGGACGGCCTCGTCGCCGTCACCCCCGTGTTCAACGCCTCCTACGGCGGCCTGTTCAAGACGTTCTTCGACGTCCTCGACCGCGACGCCCTGGACGGGACGCCCGCGCTGATCGGCGCGACCGGCGGCACCGAACGGCACTCGCTCGCCCTCGACTTCGCCGTCCGCCCGCTGCTGGCGTACCTGCGGGCGAACGTCGTCCCGACGGCCGTCTACGCGGCGTCCGCCGACTGGGGGAGCGGCGACCGCGGCCTGGGCGACCGGATCCGCCGCGCGGGCGCCGAACTGGCCGCCCTGGTCGCCGGGCGCCCCGCCCCCGCCGCGGAGGACCCCTACGAGAACCCCGTCCCGTTCGAGGACCTCCTCGGGTCCGTCGACCGCGCCGGGTAG
- a CDS encoding MerR family transcriptional regulator: MTDVTSIAIGDLSALTGVPVRTIRFYCDEGILAPVRSAGGHRRFDPAAAERLRLVRRLRVLGLGLPAITAVLAGDRSLDEAVAAERTALDAELSALAWRRASLRAVEDADPAGRAARLDLLAAVQDGPRAHEALLDFWRGRILAPVPDELVRMHLELTVPAPPPDPTPGQVVAYAGMVALAGDRELFRMLRERGRRNAERVVDEPTLLDGMREAVEMAMPLVLAGREPEPGPALDHFVAAHAAGRDERDSPEFRRELLPAVAAEQDPRMRRYWALHGEVAAAPAVPGAVVLWLIDALDRGVAAPA; this comes from the coding sequence GTGACGGACGTCACGTCGATCGCGATCGGGGACCTTTCGGCGCTCACCGGGGTGCCGGTCCGCACGATCAGGTTCTACTGCGACGAGGGCATCCTCGCGCCGGTGCGCAGTGCGGGCGGGCACCGCCGGTTCGACCCGGCGGCCGCCGAGCGGCTGCGGCTCGTGCGGCGGCTGCGCGTGCTGGGGCTGGGGCTGCCCGCGATCACCGCCGTGCTGGCGGGCGACCGGTCGCTGGACGAGGCGGTCGCCGCCGAGCGGACCGCGCTGGACGCCGAACTGTCGGCGCTCGCGTGGCGGCGCGCGTCCCTGCGCGCCGTGGAGGACGCCGACCCGGCCGGGCGGGCGGCGCGGCTCGACCTGCTGGCCGCCGTGCAGGACGGCCCGCGCGCGCACGAGGCGCTCCTGGACTTTTGGCGCGGCCGGATCCTGGCGCCGGTGCCCGACGAACTGGTGCGGATGCACCTGGAGCTGACCGTGCCCGCGCCGCCGCCCGACCCGACGCCGGGGCAGGTCGTCGCGTACGCGGGAATGGTCGCGCTGGCGGGCGACCGCGAGCTGTTCCGGATGCTGCGGGAGCGGGGACGGCGCAACGCGGAGCGGGTCGTGGACGAGCCGACGCTGCTGGACGGGATGCGCGAGGCGGTCGAGATGGCGATGCCGCTCGTGCTCGCGGGCCGCGAGCCGGAGCCCGGACCGGCCCTCGACCATTTCGTGGCGGCGCACGCCGCCGGCCGGGACGAGCGGGACTCGCCGGAGTTCCGCCGGGAGCTGCTGCCCGCCGTCGCGGCGGAGCAGGATCCCCGGATGCGCAGGTACTGGGCGCTGCACGGCGAGGTGGCCGCGGCACCGGCCGTCCCGGGCGCGGTGGTCCTGTGGCTGATCGACGCCCTCGACCGCGGCGTCGCCGCGCCGGCCTGA
- a CDS encoding response regulator transcription factor: MRLLIIEDEKRLARPLAQGLAAEGFAVDTAHDGVTGLNRALENDYDLILLDIMLPGMNGYRVCSALRAAGTDTPILMLTAKDGEYDHAEGLDTGADDYLTKPFSYVVLLAHIRALLRRRTRGPAPLIELGDLTIDPAARRVLRGDVQVELTAKEFALLEHLATHAGLVVSKAQILEHVWDGAFEGDPNIVEVYVSSLRRKLDAPFGRRSITTVRGAGYRLAANGGAARSGGSG, translated from the coding sequence ATGCGCCTACTGATCATCGAGGACGAGAAGCGGCTGGCCCGGCCGCTGGCGCAGGGGCTGGCCGCCGAGGGCTTCGCGGTCGACACGGCGCATGACGGCGTCACGGGCCTGAACCGGGCGCTGGAAAACGACTACGACCTGATTCTGCTCGACATCATGCTGCCCGGCATGAACGGCTACCGTGTCTGCTCCGCCCTGCGTGCGGCGGGAACCGACACCCCCATCCTGATGCTCACCGCCAAGGACGGTGAGTACGATCACGCCGAAGGGCTCGACACCGGCGCCGACGACTACCTCACCAAGCCGTTCTCCTACGTGGTGCTGCTCGCCCACATCCGCGCCCTGCTGCGGCGCCGCACCCGCGGCCCCGCGCCCCTCATCGAGCTCGGCGATCTGACCATCGACCCCGCCGCCAGGCGCGTGCTGCGCGGCGACGTGCAGGTGGAGCTGACCGCCAAGGAGTTCGCGCTGCTCGAGCACCTGGCGACCCATGCCGGCCTGGTGGTGTCGAAGGCGCAGATCCTCGAGCACGTCTGGGACGGCGCCTTCGAGGGCGACCCCAACATCGTCGAGGTCTACGTGAGTTCGCTGCGCCGCAAGCTGGACGCCCCCTTCGGCCGCAGATCGATCACCACGGTGCGCGGCGCCGGGTACCGGCTGGCCGCCAACGGGGGTGCCGCCCGATCCGGCGGGAGCGGTTAG
- a CDS encoding maleylpyruvate isomerase family mycothiol-dependent enzyme — translation MDVLDITRIAEGLREHTAGLADAASGPAPDTTVPTCPEWTLRDLVGHVGQAHRWAADMFRTGGTTVAVELPRDAPADQAEWAAWLRAGAAEAVAAQAANAGPVAHPVMGEAPSAMWLRRMLNDTSVHHADAAITAGVPFAIAADLAADEITETFAHLTAPAAAQFKPELAELRGAGETLCLRADEPSVPGWLITRGPDAAIVEYGARDADMTIAGPVRDLMLVFARRLAPEDAAVKVTGDRALLDHWLAHTAV, via the coding sequence ATGGACGTCCTGGACATCACGCGCATCGCCGAGGGGCTCCGCGAGCACACCGCCGGGCTCGCGGACGCCGCCTCCGGGCCGGCGCCGGACACGACCGTGCCGACCTGCCCGGAGTGGACGCTGCGCGACCTCGTCGGGCACGTCGGGCAGGCGCACCGCTGGGCGGCGGACATGTTCCGGACCGGCGGGACCACCGTAGCGGTGGAACTCCCCCGCGACGCCCCGGCCGACCAGGCGGAATGGGCCGCGTGGCTGCGCGCGGGCGCCGCCGAGGCGGTCGCCGCGCAGGCCGCGAACGCGGGCCCCGTCGCGCACCCGGTGATGGGCGAGGCGCCGTCCGCGATGTGGCTGCGCCGGATGCTGAACGACACGTCCGTCCACCACGCCGACGCGGCGATCACCGCGGGGGTCCCGTTCGCGATCGCGGCCGATCTGGCCGCCGACGAGATCACCGAGACGTTCGCCCACCTCACCGCGCCCGCCGCCGCGCAGTTCAAGCCCGAGCTGGCCGAGCTGCGCGGAGCGGGCGAGACGCTGTGCCTGCGGGCGGACGAACCGTCCGTCCCCGGCTGGCTGATCACCCGCGGACCCGACGCCGCGATCGTCGAGTACGGGGCCCGGGACGCGGACATGACCATCGCGGGTCCCGTCCGGGACCTGATGCTGGTGTTCGCGCGCCGCCTCGCCCCGGAGGACGCCGCCGTCAAGGTGACCGGCGACCGCGCCCTGCTCGACCACTGGCTGGCGCACACCGCCGTGTGA
- a CDS encoding LLM class flavin-dependent oxidoreductase has protein sequence MQFGIFSVGDVTMDPTTGRTPTEAERIKAMVAIALKAEEVGLDVFASGEHHNPPFVPSSPTTMLGYIAARTERLVLSTATTLITTSDPVKIAEDFAMLQHLADGRVDLMMGRGNTGPVYPWFGQDIRNGIPLAIENYHLLHRLWREDVVDWEGSFRTPLQSFTSTPRPLDGVPPFVWHGSIRSPEIAEQAAYYGDGFFANHIFWPTTHFQQLIGLYRRRYEHYGHGSADQAIVGLGGQVFMRKNSQDAVREFRPYFDNAPVYGHGPSLEDFTAETPLTVGSPQQVIDRTLTFRDHFGDYQRQLFLMDHAGLPLKTVLEQLDILGEEVVPVLRKEFESLRPAHVPATAPTHAARAANKEESR, from the coding sequence ATGCAGTTCGGGATCTTCTCGGTCGGCGACGTCACCATGGACCCGACCACCGGCCGGACGCCCACGGAGGCCGAGCGGATCAAGGCCATGGTCGCGATCGCGCTGAAGGCCGAGGAGGTCGGGCTGGACGTGTTTGCGAGCGGCGAGCACCACAACCCGCCGTTCGTCCCGTCCTCGCCGACGACGATGCTCGGCTACATCGCGGCCCGCACCGAGCGGCTGGTGCTGTCCACCGCGACCACGCTGATCACCACCAGCGACCCGGTGAAGATCGCCGAGGACTTCGCGATGCTGCAGCACCTCGCGGACGGCCGGGTCGACCTCATGATGGGGCGCGGCAACACCGGCCCGGTCTACCCGTGGTTCGGCCAGGACATCCGCAACGGCATCCCCCTCGCCATCGAGAACTACCACCTCCTGCACCGGCTCTGGCGCGAGGACGTCGTCGACTGGGAGGGCAGCTTCCGCACGCCGCTGCAGTCGTTCACCTCGACGCCCCGCCCGCTGGACGGCGTCCCGCCGTTCGTCTGGCACGGCTCGATCCGCAGCCCGGAGATCGCCGAGCAGGCCGCCTACTACGGCGACGGCTTCTTCGCGAACCACATCTTCTGGCCCACGACGCATTTCCAGCAGCTCATCGGGCTGTACCGGCGGCGCTACGAGCACTACGGGCACGGTTCGGCCGACCAGGCCATCGTCGGGCTCGGCGGGCAGGTGTTCATGCGGAAGAACTCCCAGGACGCCGTCCGCGAGTTCCGCCCGTACTTCGACAACGCCCCCGTGTACGGGCACGGCCCGTCGCTGGAGGACTTCACGGCCGAGACGCCGCTCACGGTCGGCAGCCCGCAGCAGGTCATCGACCGGACGCTGACGTTCCGCGACCACTTCGGCGACTACCAGCGGCAGCTGTTCCTCATGGACCACGCGGGCCTGCCGCTGAAGACCGTCCTGGAGCAACTCGACATCCTCGGCGAGGAGGTCGTCCCGGTGCTGCGCAAGGAGTTCGAGTCGCTGCGCCCGGCGCACGTCCCGGCCACCGCCCCGACGCACGCCGCCCGCGCCGCGAACAAGGAGGAGAGCCGATGA
- the cobN gene encoding cobaltochelatase subunit CobN: protein MILLLSTSDTDLLSARASGADFRLANPARVSVEDLPGLVEGTDLVVVRLLGGRRAWEEGLDALLAGPRPVVVISGEQVPDAELMGLSTVPAGVAAEAHAYLAHGGPENLDELFRFLSDTVLLTGFGFAPPVETPTWGVLERDAADGDGPVVGVLYYRAHHLAGNTAFVDDLCRAIEAKGGRALPVFCASLRTAETGLLETLGRVDALVVTVLAAGGTKPALAGAGGDDEAWDVGALAELDVPILQGLCLTSERAAWEENDDGLSPLDTATQVAVPEFDGRLITVPFSFKETDEDGLSVYVADAERAARVAGIAVRHGALRHVAPQDKRVALMLSAYPTKHARIGNAVGLDTPASVVRLLAAMREAGYDVGDALPGEGDALMHALIEAGGQDADWLTEEQLERNPVRVPRAEYEAWYRTLPEGLREGIERHWGPPPGELFVAGDDIVLAALTSGNVVVMVQPPRGFGENPVAIYHDPDLPPSHHYLAAYRWLADEFGAHAVVHVGKHGNLEWLPGKAAGMSAECGPDAALGDLPLIYPFLVNDPGEGTQAKRRAHATLVDHLIPPMARAESYGDIARLEQLLDEHANVAAMDPAKLPAIRAQIWTLIRAARLDHDLGLDDRPHDAEFDDFLLHVDGWLCEVKDVQIRDGLHVLGAAPEGGSRIDLVLAMLRARQLWGGSQALPGLREALGLDENSTERTQVDAFEERARALVATMEERGWDPAAAGEIAEGKAAEILRFAAEEIVPRLERTPDEIGMVLHALDGGYVPAGPSGSPLRGLINVLPTGRNFYSVDPKAVPSRLAYDTGRAMADSLLARYRDETGEWPRSVGLSVWGTSAMRTSGDDIAEVLALLGVRPVWDEASRRVTGLEAVPPAELGRPRIDVTVRISGFFRDAFPHAVAMLDDAVLLVAALDEPDDDNFVRAHVRADTAAHGDERRATMRVFGSRPGAYGAGILPLIDSRNWRDDSDLAEVYAVWGGYAYGRGMDGVPARGDMESAYRRISVAAKNTDTREHDIADSDDYFQYHGGMIATVRALTGKAPKAYIGDSTRPDAVRTRTLDEETSRVFRARVVNPRWLAAMRRHGYKGAFELAATVDYLFGYDATAGVVADWMYEKLAQTYALDQENREFFEKSNPWALHGITERLLEAADRGMWEHPEQSTLDALKRLYLEVEGDLEDG from the coding sequence GTGATCCTGCTGCTGTCCACTTCGGACACCGACCTGCTCAGCGCGCGCGCCAGTGGCGCCGACTTCCGTCTGGCGAACCCTGCGCGGGTCTCGGTCGAGGACCTTCCCGGCCTCGTCGAGGGCACCGACCTGGTGGTGGTGCGGTTGCTGGGCGGCCGCCGGGCCTGGGAGGAGGGGCTGGACGCCCTGCTCGCGGGCCCCCGTCCCGTGGTGGTGATCAGCGGGGAGCAGGTCCCGGACGCCGAGCTGATGGGACTGTCGACCGTCCCGGCGGGCGTCGCGGCGGAGGCGCACGCGTACCTCGCGCACGGCGGCCCGGAGAACCTGGACGAGTTGTTCCGGTTCCTGTCGGACACCGTGCTGCTGACCGGGTTCGGGTTCGCGCCGCCCGTGGAGACGCCCACGTGGGGCGTCCTGGAGCGGGACGCGGCGGACGGCGACGGGCCGGTGGTCGGGGTCCTGTACTACCGCGCGCACCACCTGGCCGGGAACACCGCGTTCGTGGACGACCTGTGCCGGGCGATCGAGGCGAAGGGCGGCCGGGCGCTCCCGGTGTTCTGCGCTTCGCTGCGGACGGCGGAGACCGGGCTGCTGGAGACCCTCGGACGGGTCGACGCGCTGGTCGTGACGGTCCTGGCGGCGGGCGGGACGAAGCCGGCGCTCGCGGGCGCGGGCGGCGACGACGAGGCGTGGGACGTCGGCGCGCTCGCGGAACTGGACGTCCCGATCCTGCAGGGCCTGTGCCTGACGAGCGAGCGGGCGGCGTGGGAGGAGAACGACGACGGGCTGTCGCCGCTGGACACCGCGACGCAGGTGGCGGTGCCGGAGTTCGACGGGCGGCTGATCACGGTCCCGTTCTCGTTCAAGGAGACCGACGAGGACGGCCTGAGCGTGTACGTGGCGGACGCGGAACGGGCCGCGCGGGTCGCGGGGATCGCGGTGCGGCACGGGGCGCTGCGACACGTCGCGCCGCAGGACAAGCGGGTCGCGCTGATGCTGTCGGCGTACCCGACGAAGCACGCGCGCATCGGCAACGCGGTCGGGCTCGACACCCCGGCGAGCGTCGTCCGGCTGCTGGCGGCGATGCGCGAGGCGGGCTACGACGTCGGGGACGCGCTGCCGGGCGAGGGCGACGCGCTCATGCACGCGCTGATCGAGGCCGGTGGGCAGGACGCCGACTGGCTGACCGAGGAGCAGCTCGAGCGCAACCCGGTGCGGGTCCCGCGCGCCGAGTACGAGGCCTGGTACCGGACGCTGCCGGAGGGGCTGCGCGAGGGGATCGAGCGGCACTGGGGGCCGCCGCCGGGCGAGCTGTTCGTGGCCGGCGACGACATCGTCCTCGCGGCGCTGACCTCGGGGAACGTGGTGGTGATGGTGCAGCCGCCGCGCGGGTTCGGGGAGAACCCGGTCGCGATCTACCACGATCCGGACCTGCCGCCGAGCCACCACTACCTGGCCGCGTACCGGTGGCTGGCGGACGAGTTCGGCGCCCACGCCGTGGTGCACGTCGGCAAGCACGGGAACCTGGAGTGGCTGCCGGGCAAGGCCGCGGGGATGTCCGCCGAGTGCGGACCGGACGCGGCGCTGGGCGATCTGCCGCTGATCTACCCGTTCCTGGTGAACGATCCCGGTGAGGGGACGCAGGCGAAGCGGCGGGCGCACGCGACGCTCGTCGACCATCTGATCCCGCCGATGGCGCGGGCGGAGAGCTACGGCGACATCGCGCGGCTGGAGCAGCTCCTCGACGAGCACGCGAACGTCGCGGCGATGGACCCGGCGAAGCTGCCCGCGATCCGGGCGCAGATCTGGACGCTGATCCGGGCGGCCAGGCTCGACCACGACCTCGGGCTGGACGACCGCCCGCACGACGCGGAGTTCGACGACTTCCTCCTGCACGTGGACGGGTGGTTGTGCGAGGTCAAGGACGTGCAGATCCGGGACGGGCTGCACGTGCTGGGGGCCGCGCCCGAGGGCGGGTCCCGGATCGACCTGGTGCTGGCGATGCTGCGGGCCCGGCAGCTGTGGGGCGGTTCGCAGGCGCTCCCCGGGCTGCGCGAGGCGCTCGGCCTGGACGAGAACTCGACGGAGCGCACGCAGGTCGACGCCTTCGAGGAGCGGGCGCGCGCGCTGGTCGCGACGATGGAGGAGCGCGGCTGGGACCCGGCGGCGGCCGGGGAGATCGCCGAGGGGAAGGCCGCGGAGATCCTCAGGTTCGCGGCCGAGGAGATCGTGCCCCGGCTGGAGCGGACGCCGGACGAGATCGGCATGGTCCTGCATGCGCTGGACGGCGGGTACGTCCCGGCGGGTCCGAGCGGGTCGCCGCTGCGCGGCCTGATCAACGTGCTGCCGACGGGCCGCAACTTCTACTCGGTCGATCCGAAGGCCGTCCCGTCCCGGCTGGCCTACGACACCGGCCGCGCGATGGCGGACTCGCTGCTCGCGCGATACCGGGACGAGACGGGCGAATGGCCGCGCTCGGTCGGGCTGTCGGTGTGGGGCACGAGCGCCATGCGGACGTCGGGCGACGACATCGCCGAGGTCCTCGCGCTGCTCGGCGTCCGTCCGGTGTGGGACGAGGCGTCGCGGCGGGTCACCGGGCTGGAGGCCGTGCCGCCGGCCGAGCTGGGGCGCCCGCGCATCGACGTGACCGTCCGGATCAGCGGCTTCTTCCGGGACGCGTTCCCGCACGCGGTCGCGATGCTGGACGACGCGGTGCTGCTGGTGGCCGCGCTGGACGAGCCCGACGACGACAACTTCGTGCGCGCGCACGTCCGGGCGGACACCGCGGCGCACGGCGACGAGCGCCGCGCGACGATGCGGGTGTTCGGGTCGCGGCCGGGCGCCTACGGCGCGGGGATCCTGCCGCTGATCGACAGCCGGAACTGGCGCGACGACTCCGACCTCGCCGAGGTGTACGCGGTGTGGGGCGGCTACGCGTACGGGCGCGGCATGGACGGCGTCCCGGCGCGCGGCGACATGGAGAGCGCGTACCGGCGGATCAGCGTGGCGGCGAAGAACACCGACACGCGCGAGCACGACATCGCCGACTCCGACGACTACTTCCAGTACCACGGCGGCATGATCGCCACGGTGCGCGCACTGACGGGGAAGGCGCCGAAGGCCTACATCGGCGACAGCACCCGCCCGGACGCCGTCCGGACGCGGACGCTCGACGAGGAGACGTCCCGCGTGTTCCGGGCGCGGGTGGTGAACCCGCGCTGGCTGGCCGCGATGCGCAGGCACGGCTACAAGGGCGCGTTCGAGCTGGCGGCGACCGTCGACTACCTGTTCGGGTACGACGCCACGGCGGGCGTCGTGGCCGACTGGATGTACGAGAAGCTCGCGCAGACGTACGCGCTCGACCAGGAGAACCGCGAGTTCTTCGAGAAGTCCAACCCGTGGGCCCTGCACGGCATCACCGAACGCCTTCTGGAGGCGGCGGACCGGGGCATGTGGGAGCACCCGGAGCAGAGCACCCTGGACGCCCTCAAGCGCCTTTACCTCGAGGTGGAGGGCGACCTGGAGGACGGCTGA
- a CDS encoding nuclear transport factor 2 family protein, with product MALSCEDRMAISELLALYGHLCDSGELDRLHEVFTIDVTYDVTALGGGVLEGTAACAEAGRALGDANPVGHHVTNIVLTEDGAGRVRALSKGIGVNADGTAGSVTYDDTVVRVRGHWRIGHRKVSLRRTPLVA from the coding sequence ATGGCACTCTCCTGCGAAGACCGCATGGCCATCTCCGAGCTGCTGGCCCTGTACGGGCACCTGTGCGACAGCGGAGAGCTGGACCGCCTGCACGAGGTGTTCACCATCGACGTCACCTACGACGTCACCGCCCTCGGCGGCGGTGTGCTGGAGGGGACGGCGGCGTGCGCCGAGGCGGGGCGCGCGCTGGGCGACGCGAACCCGGTGGGGCACCACGTGACGAACATCGTGCTGACCGAGGACGGCGCGGGCCGGGTGCGCGCGCTGTCCAAGGGGATCGGCGTCAACGCGGACGGGACGGCCGGGAGCGTGACGTACGACGACACGGTCGTGCGCGTGCGCGGACACTGGCGGATCGGCCACCGGAAGGTGTCGCTGCGACGCACGCCCCTCGTCGCCTGA